A window from Polynucleobacter sp. MWH-UH25E encodes these proteins:
- the cyaY gene encoding iron donor protein CyaY: MNVNSSNVEVIDDKQFHQLGAQLLHSIEVALEAADDELDLDLDVERQGGNVINIRFRDKSVIVVNTQPPLHEIWVAAKSGGYHYRWAGTVAQPVWLDTKTGKELLSDLSEFASVQAGQPIKIQLIKS; this comes from the coding sequence ATGAATGTAAATAGCTCGAATGTAGAAGTCATTGATGACAAGCAGTTTCACCAGTTGGGCGCGCAATTGTTGCACTCCATTGAGGTGGCATTAGAGGCCGCTGATGATGAGCTCGATTTAGATCTCGATGTTGAGCGCCAAGGTGGTAATGTCATCAATATCCGTTTTCGGGATAAAAGCGTCATTGTGGTCAATACACAACCGCCTTTACATGAGATTTGGGTTGCCGCTAAATCCGGTGGTTACCACTATCGTTGGGCTGGCACTGTAGCTCAACCGGTGTGGCTCGATACCAAGACGGGTAAAGAGTTGCTAAGTGATCTTTCTGAATTTGCTAGCGTGCAAGCTGGCCAGCCAATCAAAATTCAGCTAATTAAATCTTAG
- a CDS encoding shikimate kinase: MNSTTNNIFLIGLMGAGKSTVGKVLAKKLGRRFLDADHVIEERCGVKIPVIFEMEGEEGFRKREAQAIREITNEHNIVLATGGGAVLLPENRKALSEQGTVIYLHANPIELWHRTKGSEGRPLLRNGDAKKILENLYAIRDPLYREIADHVIETGKPSVNQLVNTLIMQLELSA, encoded by the coding sequence GTGAACTCTACGACAAACAATATCTTTCTAATCGGCCTCATGGGCGCCGGAAAGTCGACCGTCGGTAAAGTCCTCGCAAAAAAATTAGGTCGCCGTTTTCTAGATGCTGATCATGTGATTGAAGAGCGTTGTGGCGTCAAAATTCCAGTGATTTTTGAAATGGAGGGTGAAGAAGGCTTTCGTAAACGCGAAGCTCAAGCCATCCGAGAAATCACAAACGAACACAACATTGTTTTAGCCACCGGTGGTGGAGCAGTTCTGCTTCCTGAAAATCGCAAAGCACTCAGCGAACAAGGCACCGTTATTTATCTTCACGCAAATCCAATCGAGCTATGGCATCGCACTAAAGGTAGCGAAGGGCGCCCATTACTACGCAACGGTGATGCTAAAAAAATTCTAGAAAACTTATATGCAATTCGCGATCCTTTGTATCGAGAAATTGCTGACCACGTGATTGAAACCGGAAAGCCCAGCGTCAATCAACTGGTCAACACTCTTATCATGCAGCTTGAACTCTCCGCTTGA
- the rpoA gene encoding DNA-directed RNA polymerase subunit alpha, which translates to MQTNLLKPKIISVEALTANQAKVVMEPFERGYGHTLGNALRRVLLSSMVGYAPTEVAIAGVVHEYSTLDGVQEDVVNLLLNLKGIVFKLQSRDEVTINLRKEGPGVVTAKDIDLPHDVEIINPDHVIAHLSAGGKLDMQIKVEKGRGYVPGNVRQYNDETSKIIGRIVLDASFSPVSRVSYAVESARVEQRTDLDRLVMTIETNGVLSPEEAIRQAASILVDQLVVFAALESSEVSGDLAPSRSSMVDPMLMRPVDDLELTVRSANCLKAENIYYIGDLIQRTENELLKTPNLGRKSLNEIKDVLAARGLSLGMKLESWPPANLEK; encoded by the coding sequence ATGCAAACAAATTTGCTCAAGCCAAAAATTATTTCTGTTGAAGCGCTTACCGCCAACCAAGCTAAGGTTGTTATGGAGCCGTTTGAGCGTGGCTATGGCCACACACTCGGCAATGCATTACGTCGCGTACTCTTGTCCTCGATGGTTGGTTATGCTCCAACTGAAGTAGCTATTGCAGGTGTAGTACATGAATATTCCACTTTAGATGGCGTGCAAGAAGATGTTGTAAATCTCTTGCTAAACCTCAAAGGCATCGTGTTTAAGTTGCAGTCACGTGACGAAGTCACTATCAATTTGCGTAAAGAAGGCCCTGGCGTCGTTACTGCTAAAGATATTGATTTACCACATGATGTGGAAATTATTAATCCTGATCATGTGATCGCTCACTTGTCTGCTGGTGGCAAGTTGGATATGCAGATCAAGGTTGAAAAAGGTCGTGGCTATGTTCCTGGTAACGTTCGTCAGTACAACGACGAAACTTCTAAGATTATTGGCCGCATCGTTTTAGATGCATCATTTAGCCCAGTTAGCCGCGTTAGCTATGCTGTTGAATCTGCTCGTGTTGAGCAACGTACCGACCTCGATCGTCTCGTAATGACTATCGAAACTAATGGTGTGTTGTCTCCTGAAGAGGCAATTCGTCAAGCTGCTAGTATCTTGGTTGACCAATTGGTTGTATTTGCGGCTCTTGAGAGCAGCGAAGTTTCTGGTGATCTGGCGCCAAGCCGCTCTTCAATGGTTGATCCAATGTTGATGCGCCCAGTAGATGATCTTGAGCTTACAGTTCGCTCTGCAAACTGCTTGAAGGCTGAGAACATTTACTACATCGGTGATTTGATCCAACGTACAGAGAATGAATTGTTGAAGACGCCTAATTTGGGCCGTAAGTCCTTGAATGAAATCAAAGACGTATTGGCTGCTCGTGGCTTAAGTCTCGGCATGAAACTCGAAAGCTGGCCTCCAGCTAACCTCGAGAAATAA
- the yihA gene encoding ribosome biogenesis GTP-binding protein YihA/YsxC has protein sequence MSKLFQARFATTVNDTHCLPAAPLREVAFAGRSNAGKSSAINVLCNQKRLAFASKTPGRTQHINYFGLFSKDELLAYLVDLPGYGYAAVNHETKYHWNTLLSDYLQEREQLVGMILIVDSRRGLTDLDEQMIQWFVPTGKPIHVLLSKCDKLNKSECKHALEAVRKQLQQYDPALPEGTGESKQLTAQLFSSTKRIGLEEADNLIIKWLFEPQTHEDQIPG, from the coding sequence ATGTCTAAACTCTTTCAAGCCCGATTCGCCACCACAGTCAATGACACCCATTGCCTGCCTGCCGCCCCTCTGAGGGAGGTAGCGTTTGCCGGTCGCTCAAATGCGGGTAAATCAAGCGCAATTAACGTCCTGTGCAACCAAAAAAGGCTTGCTTTTGCTAGTAAGACCCCAGGTCGCACTCAGCACATTAACTATTTCGGTCTTTTCTCAAAAGACGAGCTTTTGGCCTATCTAGTCGATTTACCAGGGTATGGCTACGCAGCCGTCAATCACGAAACAAAATATCACTGGAATACCCTACTTAGCGATTACCTCCAAGAGCGCGAGCAATTGGTGGGCATGATCCTGATCGTGGACTCCAGGCGTGGACTCACCGATTTAGATGAACAAATGATTCAGTGGTTTGTACCAACTGGTAAACCTATTCATGTCTTATTAAGCAAGTGCGACAAACTCAATAAAAGCGAATGCAAGCACGCGCTTGAAGCGGTTCGTAAACAGCTTCAACAATACGATCCTGCATTGCCCGAAGGCACTGGAGAATCAAAACAGCTTACGGCACAATTATTTTCAAGCACCAAGCGTATCGGCCTAGAAGAGGCAGATAATCTCATTATTAAATGGCTATTTGAACCACAAACCCATGAAGATCAAATCCCAGGCTAA
- a CDS encoding secretin and TonB N-terminal domain-containing protein codes for MIFKSKITNLSIALLLVLLINPAAGSNPPNTNLQVPISLQFTDIELTNLLQILAKLGNTNFLLSESIKGKITVDLQNTPWQTALHSILASRGLRIIRNGDIYWIGPHAEIVAFQKFRREDAALPFGGDHINSPRQILIEARIVEADERFARELGAKLNHQANSINNNPENKMGGNFDLSGSGLNGFNPTAFAATLVSKNASRLLQLELSALESEGQGKILSNPRIMTGDQVKATIEQGTELPYQTTSQNGSKLQFRKANLRLEVLPKIHPDGKISMLVGINKDTIGMKTEQGYAIDTKSLSSEVTVENGGTAIIGGIFQTTEREDEVKVPLLGDIPLLGHLFRHKSKLQDKTELLVFLTPTVLDKP; via the coding sequence ATGATTTTCAAATCCAAAATTACCAATCTGTCGATAGCCCTCTTGCTAGTTTTGTTGATTAATCCCGCTGCAGGATCAAACCCTCCAAACACAAATTTGCAGGTCCCAATTAGCTTGCAATTTACTGACATAGAACTGACTAATCTTTTGCAAATTCTGGCAAAACTAGGAAACACCAATTTTCTATTGAGTGAATCCATCAAAGGGAAGATCACAGTAGATCTTCAAAACACCCCCTGGCAAACCGCCCTTCATTCCATTTTGGCTAGCCGTGGTTTGCGCATCATTCGCAATGGTGACATTTATTGGATTGGCCCTCATGCAGAAATTGTGGCATTCCAAAAATTTCGTCGTGAGGATGCGGCACTTCCATTTGGTGGCGACCACATCAATAGTCCTAGACAGATTTTGATAGAGGCGCGGATTGTGGAAGCTGACGAACGCTTTGCACGAGAGCTTGGGGCGAAACTCAACCACCAGGCAAACTCAATTAATAACAATCCAGAAAACAAAATGGGTGGCAATTTCGACCTATCTGGCTCAGGCCTGAATGGCTTTAATCCTACTGCATTCGCGGCTACCTTGGTATCCAAAAACGCCAGCCGTCTTTTGCAATTAGAACTATCGGCACTGGAGTCTGAAGGCCAAGGAAAAATTCTGTCAAACCCTCGAATAATGACTGGCGATCAAGTAAAGGCAACTATTGAACAAGGTACCGAGCTTCCCTATCAAACCACCTCACAAAATGGCAGCAAATTGCAATTTCGAAAGGCCAATCTTCGCCTAGAGGTTTTACCCAAGATTCATCCAGATGGAAAAATCTCTATGCTGGTGGGCATTAATAAAGACACCATCGGAATGAAAACAGAACAGGGCTATGCCATCGATACCAAAAGCTTAAGTTCAGAAGTGACTGTTGAAAATGGAGGGACTGCCATTATTGGGGGAATCTTTCAAACCACAGAAAGAGAGGATGAGGTCAAAGTCCCTTTATTGGGAGATATCCCCCTTCTTGGCCATTTATTTCGCCATAAATCAAAATTACAAGATAAAACTGAACTCTTGGTCTTCCTTACCCCTACCGTCCTAGATAAACCCTAA
- the dsbD gene encoding protein-disulfide reductase DsbD has translation MKLHSLFTRVFALFILVSTQLFAAPDFLPPEKAFRVEATWLENANQIEIEFLPAKGYYIYQESLKFQMGQQAAKLGNIRPSLPPGVEKFDETFGKKLQVYKEPFLVFVDTKVNSSKPIHLEVTLQGCAEAGICYPPMTLKLFLSGPGVRVSPILEAFDSQAQGQASPSAEFTLSDLWRERDDVGAIGRFLENASTHYLFLAFFVLGLALAFTPCVLPMLPILSSVIFGAQDGKAVSKGRASVLALSYVFGMALIYALAGVLMAALGGSVQRVLQSPIALIAFAALLLVLSGSLFGLYDLRLPQAWHQHIDRLAGRQKGGSVFGAFALGGISTLVASPCITAPLAGVLAFIAQTGSMSLGASLLFVMALGMGLPLFFIAIEARILIPSTGIWMLWLQRTLGVLLVATAAWIASPIFEKNQTNSLSQMSNGQSIRQVGDLSFVVIHSPAELDAQLAKAKQENKFVMLDFYADWCISCKEMEVNTFANPEVSKQLKQVVLVQADVTANGPENQALLKKFGLYGPPGILFFNQNSEEQKDQRVVGYMSPERFTERLKQVIKTQ, from the coding sequence ATGAAATTGCATTCACTATTTACGAGAGTTTTCGCACTCTTCATTCTGGTATCAACCCAGTTATTTGCGGCTCCAGATTTTCTACCACCCGAAAAAGCCTTTCGCGTTGAGGCTACTTGGTTGGAAAATGCCAATCAAATTGAAATCGAATTTTTGCCTGCTAAAGGCTATTACATCTATCAAGAGTCCTTGAAGTTTCAGATGGGACAACAGGCCGCCAAGCTAGGCAATATAAGGCCTTCACTTCCACCAGGTGTTGAAAAGTTTGATGAAACCTTTGGAAAAAAACTGCAAGTATACAAAGAGCCTTTCTTGGTATTTGTGGATACGAAAGTAAATTCAAGTAAACCAATACATTTGGAAGTAACGCTGCAGGGTTGTGCAGAAGCCGGGATTTGTTATCCGCCAATGACCCTGAAATTATTCCTTTCGGGTCCTGGGGTTAGGGTGTCGCCTATTCTAGAAGCGTTTGACTCGCAAGCACAAGGACAAGCTTCTCCATCCGCTGAATTCACTCTGAGCGATTTGTGGCGCGAGCGAGATGATGTCGGTGCGATTGGACGTTTTTTAGAAAACGCTTCAACTCATTATTTATTTTTAGCATTCTTTGTTTTGGGTCTTGCCTTGGCGTTTACGCCCTGCGTATTGCCAATGCTGCCAATTCTGTCGAGCGTCATATTTGGTGCGCAAGATGGCAAAGCTGTATCCAAAGGACGCGCTAGTGTTTTAGCACTTTCCTATGTATTTGGTATGGCTTTGATCTATGCGTTGGCGGGAGTACTAATGGCTGCTCTTGGCGGAAGCGTTCAGCGTGTTCTGCAAAGCCCCATTGCCCTAATCGCCTTCGCAGCCTTGCTTTTAGTCCTATCAGGCAGCCTCTTTGGCCTTTATGATCTGCGTCTTCCCCAAGCCTGGCATCAGCACATTGATCGCCTGGCAGGCCGCCAAAAAGGGGGCAGCGTCTTTGGTGCCTTTGCGTTGGGCGGTATTTCTACCTTAGTCGCTAGCCCCTGTATTACGGCCCCATTGGCAGGAGTTTTGGCCTTTATTGCGCAAACTGGGTCAATGAGCCTGGGTGCAAGCCTACTCTTTGTGATGGCTCTCGGTATGGGCTTGCCATTGTTTTTTATTGCGATTGAAGCTCGCATATTAATTCCTTCAACCGGTATCTGGATGTTGTGGTTGCAGCGCACCCTTGGGGTTTTATTGGTAGCAACCGCAGCTTGGATTGCTTCCCCGATCTTTGAAAAAAATCAAACCAACAGCTTGAGCCAAATGAGTAACGGTCAAAGCATTCGTCAGGTAGGAGATTTATCTTTTGTAGTAATTCATTCGCCAGCAGAGTTGGATGCGCAGTTAGCAAAAGCAAAACAAGAAAACAAATTTGTCATGCTTGATTTTTATGCTGACTGGTGTATTAGCTGTAAAGAAATGGAAGTGAATACATTTGCTAATCCTGAGGTAAGCAAGCAATTAAAACAAGTGGTTTTAGTGCAGGCCGATGTGACTGCGAATGGCCCTGAGAACCAGGCATTACTTAAGAAATTTGGTTTGTATGGCCCCCCTGGAATTTTGTTTTTTAATCAAAATTCTGAAGAGCAAAAGGACCAAAGAGTGGTTGGCTATATGTCGCCAGAGCGTTTTACAGAGCGCTTAAAACAAGTAATTAAAACGCAATAA
- the hemB gene encoding porphobilinogen synthase has translation MKIKSQANTLLKFPNHRPRRMRRDDWSRRLMLENAVSANDLIYPVFLLEGKGKSEAVASMPGVNRLSLDLLMPVAQECVDLGIPVLALFPVIDASLKTPDGKEAFNPNGLIPNAVRELKKHFPNLGIMTDVALDPYTSHGQDGVLDEQGRILNDETTAILVKQAIAHAQAGVDIVAPSDMMDGRIGKIREALEEQKLIHTRIMAYSAKYASAFYGPFRDAVGSAKNLGKADKKTYQMDCANGDEALREVALDISEGADMVMVKPGMPYLDIVRRVREAFDYPTYAYQVSGEYAMLKAAAQNGWLDHDAVMMESLLAFKRAGADGVLTYFALEAARLIKANRK, from the coding sequence ATGAAGATCAAATCCCAGGCTAATACTTTGCTCAAATTTCCAAATCATCGCCCTCGCCGTATGCGTCGTGACGACTGGTCTCGTCGACTCATGCTAGAGAACGCCGTTTCTGCAAATGATTTGATTTACCCAGTCTTCTTGTTAGAGGGCAAAGGTAAGTCTGAAGCTGTAGCTTCAATGCCAGGAGTGAACCGCCTCTCCTTAGACCTGCTCATGCCGGTCGCGCAAGAGTGTGTTGATTTAGGCATTCCTGTTCTTGCTCTCTTTCCTGTCATTGATGCTTCACTAAAAACACCAGACGGCAAAGAAGCCTTTAACCCCAATGGCTTGATCCCAAATGCAGTTCGTGAACTCAAAAAACATTTTCCCAATTTAGGGATCATGACGGATGTTGCACTTGATCCTTACACAAGTCACGGTCAAGATGGTGTTCTAGATGAGCAAGGTCGCATTCTGAATGATGAGACTACCGCCATTCTAGTAAAGCAAGCAATTGCACATGCGCAAGCTGGAGTTGATATCGTTGCGCCTTCAGACATGATGGATGGTCGCATTGGAAAAATTCGTGAGGCGCTTGAAGAGCAGAAGTTAATTCACACACGCATCATGGCCTATTCAGCCAAATACGCATCCGCTTTCTATGGTCCATTTAGAGATGCGGTTGGCTCAGCAAAAAACCTTGGCAAGGCCGATAAAAAAACCTACCAAATGGACTGCGCCAATGGCGACGAGGCTTTGCGGGAGGTTGCCCTCGATATTAGTGAAGGTGCTGATATGGTGATGGTCAAACCCGGCATGCCTTATTTAGACATCGTACGCCGAGTGCGCGAAGCATTTGATTACCCCACATACGCATACCAAGTCAGTGGCGAATATGCCATGCTCAAAGCAGCAGCTCAAAATGGCTGGCTTGATCATGATGCCGTCATGATGGAATCACTGCTCGCATTTAAACGCGCCGGAGCAGATGGTGTATTGACTTATTTCGCGCTAGAAGCAGCGCGTTTAATAAAAGCAAACCGCAAATAA
- a CDS encoding cytochrome c, whose amino-acid sequence MRQTSQISKFTSLRAGFAALSIFALIGVSGLAIANDAAPAPAAAAEAKPAVPGKPKVDPAAGEALYSNGDASRGVTACLTCHGPKGQSATATWPKLSAQHAAYLTKQLKNFKEGTRANPVMMGMAATLTEQDMQNISAFLVKQPVSQGVAQNKDTIELGQSIYRGGIAAKGVPACAACHSPNGAGIPAQYPRLGGQWADYTNAQLLAFRDGVRKNSSQMTTIASKLSDQEMKAVSDYIAGLH is encoded by the coding sequence ATGCGTCAAACCTCCCAAATCTCCAAATTCACTAGCTTGCGCGCTGGTTTTGCTGCCCTTTCTATTTTCGCCTTGATTGGCGTTTCTGGACTGGCAATTGCAAATGATGCTGCTCCAGCTCCTGCGGCTGCCGCTGAAGCAAAGCCTGCAGTACCAGGCAAGCCTAAAGTCGATCCTGCTGCAGGCGAGGCGCTGTATTCCAATGGTGATGCAAGTCGCGGAGTAACTGCTTGCTTAACTTGCCATGGTCCAAAAGGTCAGAGTGCTACTGCTACATGGCCTAAGTTATCTGCTCAGCATGCGGCTTATCTAACAAAGCAATTAAAGAACTTTAAAGAGGGTACTCGCGCAAACCCAGTGATGATGGGTATGGCTGCTACTTTGACAGAACAAGATATGCAAAACATTTCTGCATTCTTGGTCAAGCAACCCGTTTCACAAGGGGTTGCTCAAAACAAAGACACAATTGAATTAGGTCAAAGCATTTACCGCGGTGGTATTGCCGCAAAAGGCGTGCCTGCTTGCGCGGCATGCCATAGCCCTAATGGCGCTGGTATTCCTGCTCAGTACCCACGATTGGGCGGTCAATGGGCTGATTACACAAATGCACAATTACTTGCATTCCGTGACGGTGTACGTAAGAACAGCAGCCAAATGACAACGATTGCTTCTAAGCTTTCCGATCAAGAAATGAAAGCGGTATCTGATTACATCGCAGGCTTACATTAA
- the lysA gene encoding diaminopimelate decarboxylase: protein MTSNTPPIPRLSGFTERNGAWYAEDIALADLAKDFGTPLYVYSKKALTEAYQAYDKACVDTQGKRRARVHYAMKANSNLAVINCFKELGAGFDLVSGGELARALAIGADPKGLVFAGVGKSAAEIASALKAGVKCINVESIAELHKINRVATELGLRAPISLRVNPDVDAQTHPYISTGLKGNKFGIAYHEVLKTYREASLLSQVDVVGIDCHIGSQITTTAPYLDALDKVLDLVEQLKKEGIVIHHLDLGGGLGIAYSDETPPDITEFTNTLLNRVAERGFGHLDVVLEPGRSLVGNAGVLLTTVEYLKPGAEKNFCIVDAAMTELMRPALYEAHHGIVPAQAKQTKSLKYDVVGPVCESGDWLGRDRQLAVDEGDLLAILSAGAYGFVMASNYNTRPKPAEIMVDGKNAYVIRARENTQDLFANESVLPK, encoded by the coding sequence ATGACAAGCAACACACCTCCAATTCCTCGCTTATCTGGTTTTACAGAGCGCAATGGCGCTTGGTATGCCGAAGATATTGCTTTGGCAGATTTGGCAAAAGATTTTGGCACCCCACTTTATGTATATAGCAAGAAAGCGTTGACTGAGGCGTACCAAGCGTATGACAAGGCCTGCGTTGATACCCAAGGCAAACGCCGCGCACGCGTTCATTACGCCATGAAAGCCAATAGTAACTTAGCAGTTATTAACTGCTTCAAAGAACTCGGTGCTGGCTTTGATTTAGTCAGCGGCGGTGAGCTAGCACGCGCGCTGGCCATTGGCGCTGACCCCAAAGGCCTTGTATTTGCTGGGGTTGGCAAATCTGCGGCGGAAATTGCCTCTGCTTTAAAAGCAGGCGTGAAGTGTATCAATGTTGAATCCATTGCAGAGCTTCACAAAATTAATCGTGTTGCTACTGAGCTTGGTCTACGTGCGCCAATTTCACTACGAGTCAATCCAGATGTCGATGCACAAACACACCCCTACATCTCAACAGGATTAAAGGGAAACAAATTTGGCATCGCATATCACGAAGTTTTAAAAACGTATCGTGAGGCATCACTACTTTCTCAAGTTGATGTAGTTGGTATTGATTGCCATATTGGCTCACAAATCACCACCACAGCCCCTTATTTAGATGCGCTTGATAAAGTGCTAGATCTAGTTGAGCAACTCAAAAAAGAAGGTATCGTCATTCACCACCTCGATTTGGGTGGTGGCCTTGGAATCGCCTACAGCGATGAAACTCCACCTGACATTACGGAGTTCACCAACACCCTCTTGAACCGTGTAGCTGAGCGTGGCTTTGGTCATCTAGACGTTGTTTTAGAACCTGGCAGATCCCTTGTCGGTAATGCTGGCGTCCTATTAACAACCGTGGAATACCTTAAACCAGGGGCAGAAAAGAACTTTTGTATTGTGGATGCGGCCATGACTGAACTGATGCGCCCCGCCCTATATGAAGCTCACCATGGCATTGTTCCAGCTCAGGCAAAACAAACAAAGAGCCTGAAATATGACGTAGTTGGTCCAGTGTGCGAATCTGGTGACTGGCTTGGTAGAGATCGTCAACTAGCAGTTGATGAGGGCGATCTGCTAGCAATCCTTTCGGCAGGAGCTTACGGGTTTGTCATGGCGTCAAACTACAACACACGGCCCAAACCTGCAGAGATTATGGTGGATGGTAAGAATGCTTATGTCATTCGTGCTCGTGAAAATACCCAAGATCTCTTTGCGAATGAAAGTGTTTTGCCTAAATAA
- the cutA gene encoding divalent-cation tolerance protein CutA has translation MPQNLPEIAQSKSSQLLVVVTSLPSMEAAQSLARDLVDQELAACVQLSGGIQSIYRWEGKVCEESEVLLSAKTTANQWPIISSFIQKNHPYDLPEILAFTPEQYSKQYGAWVNSEVNS, from the coding sequence ATGCCTCAAAACCTTCCCGAAATAGCCCAATCTAAGTCCAGTCAGCTGTTGGTGGTGGTAACCAGTCTTCCCAGTATGGAGGCAGCTCAAAGCCTTGCACGCGACCTTGTGGATCAAGAACTTGCTGCCTGTGTCCAACTGAGTGGTGGCATCCAATCGATTTATCGATGGGAGGGTAAAGTTTGCGAGGAATCAGAAGTATTGCTCTCAGCCAAAACAACTGCAAATCAATGGCCAATAATCTCTAGTTTTATTCAGAAAAATCATCCTTATGATTTGCCCGAGATTTTGGCATTTACTCCAGAACAATACTCTAAGCAATATGGCGCATGGGTGAATTCAGAGGTAAATTCCTAG
- the aroB gene encoding 3-dehydroquinate synthase, whose product MKTLEVDLGNRSYPIYIGADLIDRPDLFKACEKASSIFVVTNTTVAPLYAQRLTKTLETFGKTVRTIVLPDGESYKDWKNLQLIFDDLLKFGADRQTMLVALGGGVIGDMTGFAAASFMRGVRFIQVPTTLLAQVDSSVGGKTGINHPLGKNMIGAFHQPIAVIADLNTLKTLPARELSAGLAEVVKHGAIADANFLDWIEANAKPLLACDTDAMSHAVLRSCEIKSAVVSADEREGGIRATLNFGHTFGHAIEAGMGYGEWLHGEAVGCGMVLGADLSCRLNYITKAEAERLTKIIQSMNLPIVPPKFGGKRYLELMQVDKKTESGQIRYVVLEKIGKAQIQGVPDAQVLETLSATGAA is encoded by the coding sequence ATGAAAACACTTGAAGTTGATCTTGGTAATCGTAGCTATCCCATCTATATCGGCGCCGACTTAATTGATCGCCCTGATCTCTTTAAGGCTTGTGAGAAAGCTAGCTCTATTTTTGTTGTTACCAATACCACTGTTGCTCCCTTGTATGCGCAGCGCCTCACCAAGACCCTAGAAACCTTTGGCAAAACAGTTAGAACTATTGTTCTGCCTGATGGGGAGTCTTATAAAGACTGGAAAAATCTACAGCTTATTTTTGATGATCTTCTAAAGTTTGGCGCTGATAGACAAACGATGCTAGTGGCCCTAGGTGGGGGCGTGATTGGCGATATGACTGGTTTTGCTGCAGCCAGTTTCATGCGGGGTGTTCGCTTTATTCAAGTGCCAACCACTCTTTTGGCGCAAGTGGATTCTTCTGTCGGTGGCAAAACAGGCATCAATCATCCGCTGGGTAAAAACATGATTGGCGCCTTTCATCAGCCTATCGCAGTCATTGCCGATCTCAATACATTAAAGACGCTCCCTGCGAGAGAACTGTCAGCGGGACTTGCTGAAGTTGTGAAACATGGTGCAATTGCGGATGCCAATTTCTTAGATTGGATTGAGGCTAATGCAAAACCACTGCTGGCATGCGATACCGATGCAATGAGCCATGCTGTTTTACGTTCTTGTGAAATTAAATCTGCAGTTGTATCTGCCGATGAAAGAGAGGGTGGCATACGCGCAACCTTAAACTTTGGTCACACATTTGGCCATGCGATTGAAGCTGGTATGGGCTATGGCGAATGGCTTCATGGTGAAGCCGTGGGTTGCGGCATGGTACTCGGTGCTGATTTATCTTGCCGACTTAACTACATCACCAAAGCAGAAGCAGAGCGTCTGACAAAAATTATTCAGTCCATGAATCTGCCGATCGTTCCTCCAAAATTTGGCGGGAAACGTTATCTAGAATTGATGCAAGTCGATAAGAAAACCGAGAGCGGTCAAATTCGCTATGTTGTTCTAGAGAAAATCGGCAAGGCCCAAATTCAGGGCGTACCAGACGCCCAGGTTCTAGAAACTTTGAGCGCTACAGGGGCTGCTTAA
- the rplQ gene encoding 50S ribosomal protein L17: protein MRHGNGLRKLNRTSSHRLAMLRNMSNSLLEHEVIKTTLPKAKELRMVVEPLITLGKKDNLANRRLAFNRTRDRDIVTKLFTELGPRYATRPGGYLRILKFGFRHGDNAPMALVELVDRPEVEETAAVAEEA, encoded by the coding sequence ATGCGTCACGGAAACGGCTTACGCAAACTAAATAGAACATCTTCACATCGCTTGGCGATGCTACGCAATATGTCCAATTCTCTTTTGGAGCATGAAGTGATTAAAACCACTCTGCCAAAAGCAAAAGAATTGCGCATGGTTGTTGAGCCTTTGATTACCTTGGGTAAAAAAGATAACTTAGCAAACCGCCGCTTGGCATTTAATCGCACTCGTGATCGCGATATCGTGACTAAGCTCTTTACAGAACTTGGCCCACGCTACGCAACACGTCCAGGTGGCTACCTTCGCATTTTGAAGTTTGGCTTCCGTCATGGCGACAATGCTCCAATGGCATTGGTTGAGTTAGTTGACCGCCCAGAAGTTGAAGAAACAGCAGCTGTAGCTGAAGAGGCTTAA